DNA from Terriglobales bacterium:
CGCGCCTTGGCGCGCTCCGCGTCGCTCGACGCCCGGTCCCAGTCGTTCCAATAGCCTTGAAGCTCGGCGGAGAGCGCCTCGAGCTTTTCCTCGAAGTGCTCTTTGTGCGTTTCTAGTTCGCGCCGAACGTCCGAGTCGTCCTCGCCCATCTTTTTGGCGGCGCGCGCCTCTTCGAGCTGCATGTTGAGCTCGAAGACCTCTTCCAGCAGCTCCGGCGGAACCACCTGCTCCTTCTCCTCGCCCGTCTGGCGGGCGCGGTCGGTCGCGGCCTTCGACTGTTCCTCGAGCTGCACGCCCTCGAGCTTCAACAGAGATGCGGTGCGCTCGATGGGGTCCTTCAGCGTTCGATACGCGTCGTTGAGCTGGGAACTCTTCTCCAGGCTCCACTGCTGCTCCTGCTGGCTGGCGCGGGCATAGACGTCGGGATGAAGCTTCCGGCTCAGGCGGTAGAACTCGCGCTCCAGCGCTGCGACATCGAGATTCAGCTTGCGCGGCAGGCTGAAGAAAGAAAAGAAATCGGTCGGCGTGGCCGGTTGCACCTTGCCGCAAGCGGCGCAGAAGTGCTCGTTCTGCGGGAGCGCCGCGTGGCACGCCCAGCAGGAAACGGCCGCCGGTGTCTGGGTCTCTGTTGCCATAGAAAGTTTCACCAC
Protein-coding regions in this window:
- the hscB gene encoding Fe-S protein assembly co-chaperone HscB, which produces MATETQTPAAVSCWACHAALPQNEHFCAACGKVQPATPTDFFSFFSLPRKLNLDVAALEREFYRLSRKLHPDVYARASQQEQQWSLEKSSQLNDAYRTLKDPIERTASLLKLEGVQLEEQSKAATDRARQTGEEKEQVVPPELLEEVFELNMQLEEARAAKKMGEDDSDVRRELETHKEHFEEKLEALSAELQGYWNDWDRASSDAERAKARDRMVDLLNRRSYIRNLVRDVKEAIG